The Kaistella daneshvariae genomic sequence CGCCCCGGTATTATGTTCCTCGCGCGTACGGGCGGTAACATCGTATATGGCGGATTGCGGAAGTCTGCTTTTGTATCAGAATTTTCGCTAAGTTTAAAGTCCGGTTTTTGTACGAAGATCTGGGGCAGCAGCCGCAACCCTCCATATACGCCGGACGTTGTGCGCTATGCAAAATGTGCAGCGCGAAATTAAACTTCGGGAATTTTAAATTTGAAAAAAATGGCAATTTCTGGCGGAATTTTCTTTCACGAAGATTTTAAAACAAAAAAAAGTTTGGACCACAAAAAACGCGCAAAAATTCGGATCGAAAATTTCGCGGAATTTGCACAAAGTTCCTGGAAGTTAAAGTGATAAAATATGCCGGTAAAATGGCAAAATTTTCTAAAATTCCAGAGAAGTTTGACAAACAAAATTTTGAAAAAAAGATGCTTTTCGCGGCAAAAAATTAAGATTCTGAAAAAGTTTTAAAAGCAAAATGTAATTAAAAATTGCACATCGCACAACAGTGTATTTCTACGAGCGGGTTTGAAGTTTTCAATTGAGATTTGTGTTATATTTTTAGTATATTTCCATTATAAAATTTTGTGTTTGTTGCCCGCCCGCAGAAATACAAAAACGTTGTGCGCTATGCAAAAAATTCTGGCGCGGAATCAAACTTCGGGAATTTTAAATTGGAAAAAAATGTCAATTTCTGGCGGAATTTTCTTTCACGAAGATTTTAAAACAAAAAAAACGTTTGGACGACTAAAGCTCGCAAAAATCCGCATCGAAAATTTCGCGGAACTTGCACAAAGTTCCTGGAATTTAAAGTGAAAAAATATGCCGTTAAAATGGCAAAATTTTCTAAAATTCCAGAGAAGTTTGACAATCAAAATTTTGAAAAAAAGATGCTTTTCGCGGCAAAAAAAATTAAGATTCTGAAAAAGTTTTAAAAGCAAAATGGAATTAAAAATTGCACATCGCACAACAGCGTATTTCTACGAGCGGGTTTGAAGTTTTCAATTGAGATTTGTGTTATATTTTTAGTATATTTCCATTATAAAATTTTGTGTTTGTTGCCCGCCCGCAGAAATACAAAAAAGTTGTGCGCTATGCAAAATGTGCAGCGCGAAATTAAATTTCGGGAATTTTAAATTGGAAAAAAATGTCAATTTCTGGCGGAATTTTCTTTCACGAAGATTTTAAAACAAAAAAAACGTTTGGACGACTAAAGCTCGCAAAATCCGCATCGAAAATTTCGCGGAACTTGCACAAAGTTCCTGGAATTTAAAGTGAAAAAATATGCCGCTAAAATGGCAAAATTTTCTAAAATTCCAGAGAAGTTTGACAAACAAAATTTTGGAAAAAAAGATGCTTTTCGCGGCAAAAAAAATTAAGATTCTGCAAAAGTTTTAAAAGCAAAATGCAATTAAAAATTGCACATCGCACAACAGCGTATTTCTACGAGCGGGTTTGAAGTTTTCAATTGAGATTTGTGTTATATTTTTAGTATATTTCCATTATAAAATTTTGTGTTTGTTGCCCGCCCGCAGAAATACAAAAACGTTGTGCGCTATGCAAAATGTGCAGCGCGGAATCAAACTTCGGGAATTTTTAAATTGGAAAAAAATGCCAATTTCTGGCGGAATTTTCTTTCACGAAGATTTTAAAACAAAAAAAACGTTTGGACGACTAAAGCTCGCAAAAATCCGCATCGAAAATTTCGCGGAACTTGCACAAAGTTCCTGAAAGTTAAAGTGAAAAAATATGCCGCTAAAATGGCAAAATTTTCTAAAATTCCAGAGAAGTTTGACAAACAAAATTTTGGAAAAAAGATGCTTTTCGCGGCAAAAAAAATTAAGATTCTGCAAAAGTTTTAAAAGCAAAATGGAATTAAAAATTGCACATCGCACAACAGCGTATTTCTACGAGCGGGTTTGAAGTTTTCAATTGAGATTTGTGTTATATTTTTAGTATATTTCCATTATAAAATTTTCTGTTTGTTGCCGCCCGCAGAAATACAAAAACGTTATCGGTCACCCTATTGAACGACCGTGCTAACATTAAACAGACAGGCAAATGAACGGACAAGCCAACGCTTCGGCAAAATCAAAAGAGGTGCAACCAACCGCACAGAGCCAACGCATTGCACCACATTTGCTTTTGCCCCAACCACACGACAAGCAGGAACAAAACTTAATCAATTTGACAACTACAAGGCAGAATGAAGATAAAAAGTGCTAAATCATTTCGATTTTGGTATAAGACCAAAATAAAAGAGATTGAGAAAACCGACCAAACCCATAATGAAAACTTTGTAGGCACTTATCACAAAGAAAATGGCAAAAAAACCATAAAAGGTTTTTTTGAAATGTATCACGGGGACAAACCCGACATTGCAAGCTATTTACCTTCAATTCTGAAAATAGCAGAAGACGGACAAGCAATTTATGAGTTTTTACAAAATGCTGTTGATTGTGGCTCTACACACTTTTACATTTTCTACAACGACAAATACTTTTTAGCAATCAACAACGGAAGTCCGTTTGATGTTGAAGGCTTACAATCAATTTTGAACATTGCTCAAACCACCAAAAAAGACCCCGATAAAATCGGACGGTTTGGAATTGGCTTTAAGTTAGCTCATAGGTTAGTAGGAAAAAACGAAGGTACAGACGAACTTGTTAGACAATACAAAGGTCCGATTTTGTTTAGTTGGGCAAAATTGAAAGATTTAGAAAGTTTGTTGAACAATGAACAGATTGAACCGTTAGTTCCCAATAAAGAAAATTATCAAGAGTTTATCAATTCACCTTATTTGCTAAAACTCTTACTTACAAATTTCCCGTCAGACCCAAATGAGAGAGTTAAAGATATAAATTATCAAGACAAAATTTTATTTCCGCAGTCGGAATTAAAAGAACTCATTGATTTCCTAAACGAAAACTTTCAGCAACATTCTGATAGCTTAAAGAAAAACGTTCTTAAACAAGGCAGTTTGTTTTTTATCAAATTGGGCGAAGACAAAAAGAAACTTTTAGATAAAGATTATTCTGAACTTGTAAACGGTATTCAATATTCAATGAATACTTTAAAACGCCTACAAAAAGTTTACATCAACAACGATGATATTGGAAAAATTCCTTTACAACTTGAAGAAGGAGCTATAAAAAAAGGCTCTGACGTGTTTGAACAAATTTCGCCAGAATACAAAGAGTTTGACATAAAATTTGCTATTGGCTTCAAAACAATAAAATTCGGGAACGAAAAATCGTATGAGCAAATTAAATTGCTCAAAGAAAAGCCGAACTTTTACAAATATTTCCCAATGGGAGATGAAATTAACGGACTTGGTTTTATTGTGCATTGTGACAGTTTCAGCAATGAAGCCAACCGCAGGAAATTACACGAAGACGATGTAAACAGAAATCTATTTCCTGAACTTGCAAAATTTGTTACGCAAAGACTTGACGAATACAAAGCAAATGACAGAAATAAATTTTTAAATCTTTACGCTTCATTGCTTTTGTCTGATGTTCCAGAAAGACAAAATAATAAATGGTTGAAATCTGTTTTTTACGATGTCTTACATAATTACATCAAAACAAATTTACCAACCAAAACGGATATTTCGGACAATCCCCAAAACGTAAAAATCAACAAACTCAAACAGCAACTAAACTTGTCTGATTTTGGCTTAAATAATATAAAATGGTTTGAATGGGATAATGAAGCAGATGACATATTGATTAACGAAGCAAAAAACAAAGTAGGAATTGAAAGTTGGGACATCAGAGATATTGTAGAAAATGCAAATATTGAAAGCGTAAACAATTGGATTGAGCAGAATTGTAATAATGAAACCTATAAAACATTTCTGAAAGATTTAGAAGAAAGTTCATTAAGAATAAAAACAAAAGAACGGATTTGCCAAATTAAACTTTTTAAGTTCTCAAATGATAAGTTTTATTCGTTAAACGAAATAATTTCGCTAAAAGATAAATTTGGAAAAACATCTTTCAAGTTTACTAATTGTTTTTTCAGCAACAACAAAACTAAAAAAATAAAGAACGAACTAATCAAATTAGGATTGGTAGTTTCTGAACTGCCAGTTGAGGATTATCATCATATATTTTCCTCTATAATTTTACCTGATGACAAAAAACATTATGACTTAATTGCGAAATGGTGTGTAGAAAATGCAAATAAACTAACATCAGAAGAAAAGAAAAATTTATTCCTAAACTTCATAAATGAAACTACAAAATTTGACAATGTTGCCGAAGGTACTTTGAAAGATTTGTGTTTGTTTAGCGACAGCAATTCAGAAATAAAACCATTAAACAAGCTTGTTGATTTCAACTTCAACACACCGAATTGGCTTAACACTTATAAAATAAAAAGTGATGAGTTTTTTGCCGAACTCAAACCCTTTTTAATTTCTGAAACAGAAACTTTGTTTCAACATATTTATTTGCCGAAACAGGATATAATTCTTTCAGAATTAACCGAAGCAAAAGAAATAAAATCGCTTATCAAACTTTATCAAGACAATCAAAGGCAATTTTTCAAAGAGTTTATCATTAAGAAAACCGAAAACTCTTTTTCAATAGCAAAAAAAACAAGCAACACTTATCAAGTTCAATCTGCCGACCCAGAAGTAAGAAAATTTATTGATACTAATTGTGCAAACAATCTGTTTGTATTGCCTGAAAAATTTTTGGACTTCAAAGAAGAAGATGGAATAATCAAAGCATTTGATTTACATAGTAAAATCTTAGATTTTGTAAATATAGAAGAACACAAGGAAACCATTATAGATATAATTCGCTACGATGAACCTAAACGCAAGTTCCTTCAAAAACTTTCAGAGTTCAGATTTAATCCAAAAACTATATACACCAAAGACAATTACGAGTACAAAATTTTAGATTTGGCTTGTAGCGAACTAAAAGAAAACGATTATCAAACTTTCAGAAACAAATTTGTAATTGAAACAGAAACCCGAAATTTTAAACTTTCGGAAATTCCACCTTTTACTGACAAAGTGAAAATTGCAAATAAGGAATTTAGCTTATCAAAAATTTTGCCTGCAACACATCAAAACAGCAATTTGGTAGGTGATTTAATTTCGTTGTTCACAAAGCAAGGAGTATCAAACGAAAAATTAAATGCGTTGTTTGGTGTTGATGAAGAACTTGATATTGAAGATATTTTTGAAAAATATACAGAACAAACAGAAGTATTTGAAAATACAGAGCAGTTTTTCTTTTTGATTTTCTATAACAAACACATTAAGAAAATTGATTTATCAAAATTAGGTTTTGATTTGAATTATGCAGTTTTCCCTTCTGAATTTGCATTGGAAAAAGAGAAACTACCTGAATACTTACAAAATTGGATAACAAAGAAAGAAATTGACTTGTCAGAACTTGATGAAATAGGCGTTTTTACTGAAAATTCTACGTTGGTATCTTTGCGTGAATTTTTCCTGTCCAAGACAGATTTTAATGTAAATACGATTGCAGAAAAACTTTCATCAAACGAAATAATGCTTTTAAACACGTTTGAATTACTGAAAGAAAAAGGCATTGAATTAAGCAACAAAAATGAGTTTTCTGTTTTCAAAGAAATCGTCAGAGTAATCAATTCAAGTAGAGCAAATGGGCAAGAGTTAAAAATTCAGGACAAACACGCCTTCGATGTATTGGAAGAAAAATCTACCGAATGGAAATCTGTGAATAACTTTTCAATTTATCTATACCAAGGTGCGTTGCCGAAAATCGTAAAACTTGATAAAAACCAAGATTATGTTTTCTACCAATACAACGATACTGATTTTGCAGTAAATGGAAACGCTATTTTTATCAACGAAAATACTGACAGCAAAAAAACATTGCAAAAAGTAGCTTCTGATGATAGCAACAAATTTTCCTTTGAGGAATTGTGGTCTTTGTTTGAAGATAATAACAAGGATAAAAATAAAGAAAAACAAGAAGCCAATTCAACATTCTTAGTTGAAGTAAACGAGTTCATTTCAGAACTTGAAGGGACAGAATGGAATGATTTTGTTCCCGAACTAAAAAACATTTTAGAATTGTCAGTTTCTCACCCAAAAGAAAAACAAAAACTCTTTAATTTGATTGCTAAAATCAAATTAGCAAAGGAATTAGACATACATTTTGAAGTTGCGAATAAAGACTACAACCATTTGGAAAATGGCAATGAAAAATACTTTGTCCATAGTGCAAGAGGTGCATTTGCATACATACACCCGAATGAGATTTTGAAAATGAAAGATGCAGGTTATAAAATGGCGTTAGATTTCAATACAAAATCAAGAATTAAAATTTACGAAACAGCCGAAGAAATACTTCAACTAAACACTAATCATATTCTTGCCTATCAATACGAGAAAACAATGGAAGAATTATTTAGCTTTTGTCAAGCGAACAAAGATGCAAACAAACACCTTTTAATCATTGACAAAAATAATTCGGGGGAAAAATCAAGAGCATTGTTGAAATTACTAAATATCGAAGATGATTATCAATAACACCAAACATATAAACCTAATTCAAGACGAACTCATTTATCAGACAAACGAATTTGAGAAGTTGTTGAAAATCAACTTTACTTATGCAGGTACCAAGGTTTTGATGAAGCAAGAGGAAATATTATTGTAAAATTTGACCATAAAATATGTTTTGCACCTCGAAAAAATGAAAACTTACAATGCTTTGTTTCTTCCATTCAAGACGATAATGTAAAAAATTGGGGAGGGCTTACTTATGAGAATTTAAGAACAAAGGTTGCAACGCAATTTGAATGTAAAACGGTATTTTTCACTTACGAAAAAGACCATACTATTGTCGGTTTATCGGGTGTAAAAGTTGAAGATGTTGAAAAATATGAAAGAAACGCATTAGTTTTTTTAGCACCAACCGACCCACCTTTGCAATATCTAATGAACCTTGTTGATTTCTTAAAACAAGTCAAACCTAACTCAAATAAAATATTAGAGCTAAACATTGAAAAACCAACTTGGCTACCAAAACCATTGGTGGTTGATGAAAATTTTGTTTCCAATATCCAATTCGATTTTTTTGAAAATGACACAATAATTATTCAAGGTCCGCCAGGAACGGGAAAGACCTATCTAATGGCTTTGCTATGTGAAGTTTTACTAAAATCAGATTTTAGAATACTTGTAACCGCATTAACGAATAGGGCACTTATTGAATTGGCAGAAAAAGAACTTTTAAAATCATCTTTGGGACAAGGTAAAGTTTTCAAATCATCATTAACAGCAGACGAAAGCAAAAACAAAAAAATTAAAGGTATTCAATCTTTTAAAAGTTTGAGCAAACAGCAACCACCTTTGCTTTTGACGACTTATTACATAATGAGCCAAATTGCAACAAAAGCAGTTGTGGATGAGCATTTTGACTACATTATTATTGAAGAAGCAAGTCAGGCATTTTTATCAACGATTGCATTAGCAAGGAAACTTGGTAAAAAGTGTATCATCATTGGCGACATCAAACAACTTGAACCAATTTTTCACAAACAATATGCATCCGAAGACACGAACAATTACCATTGGATGGTATGCGGACTTAAAGCAATAAGTTTTTATCTGCCAAGTGCAAAACAATATATTTTAACCAATTCGTACCGCTTAACAGAAAATTCGATTAAAGGAACTAATCTGTTTTACGGAGATATATTAAAAAGCAAATCTGATGTAAAACTACCACTTGACTTTTCAAATTTCCCCAACCTTAAAAAATATTTGAACGATTTCGGGGGTGCAAGTTTGGTAAGATTTAAACTTCCCGAAGGAAGATTGCCTTCCCTTGAATGTTCCGATTTTATTGTAAAGCAAATAGACCAAATAAAGCAGTTTAACAATAAAGCAGAAATTGCTGTATTAGCTTTTCATAAAGACACAATTCGTTTTCTTCAAAAAGAAATTTATTCCAAATGTGTAAACACTGAAAACATTCTTGTTGAAACCATTGATAGAATACAAGGTCTTACTACTGACTTTTGTATTTTTGTCCGTAGCATTGAAATACAACACCGAAAACCCAATTATGCTGACATCAGACAACGGATTGCAAATTAAAGCCAAAGGTTTAGGTATTACGACAATAACATTAAAAGACTTTTTGAAACAGACGAAACATTAATCAACGTTTTTGGTGGCACATTTGCAATTCGCACAAACCAACCGCACAAAGCCAAAATTGCAAAAGAGCCACCAACCCAACGCACAGCGACACATCCAATGAGCAGACAACTAACAGACAGACACGAAGAAGGGCGAACCGATAACAAGGTATTGGCGTAATGGCGGCTGACGTGCTAAATTCAAGTTCTGTTCTTCGATTGAACTTTTGTACAAAACTGAACATTTGTACTTCGATTTCCGCCACTACGCCAATACCCAAAACGTTATGCGACATTTTAACCAACATTTTATTAAAATGAAATTCCTTCATTATTTACTTATATTTCTTGTTCTATTAACATCTTGTAAATCTGATAAAATCTCTGAAAAATCGATTGAACTGAATAATAAAGCGATAAATGCGATTAGTGTGGAACAATATTCAGAAGCATTAAAATATTCCGAGCAAGCGATTAAAGCAGATGAAAAAAATTATAACGCTTATACGATTAAAGCACAAATGCTTATTAAGCAAAACAATTTAAATGAAGCCGAGAAAACAATTCAAAAACAATTGGAAATAAAACCAGATTTCGCAGAGGGTTGGACATTCAAAGGATTGATTAATGATTTAAATGGAAATCAAAAACTCGCAAAGCAAGATTATCAAAAAAGCATAGATTTATTTAAAGAAAGAAATCGAAACAAAGAATTTAACCCTCAATCAAACGATTTAAGCATTTATTTTTCATTGTTTTTAATAGGTGATTTAAACAGCCAAACAGAAATGAAAAAATTACAAAATAAATGGAAAAATAACAAACCCGCTTATGAAACAATGATTTCAGTAAAAAAAATGGGCAAAAAAGAAATAATTAGCCAAATGTTAATCGACTAAATAACACGCCGCATAACAAAGTATTTCTACAAGCGGGCCTGAAGCATTCAAATCGAGATTCGTGTTATAAATTTAGTATATTTCAAGTATGAAAAGATTGGTTATTAATGCCCGCCTGCAGAAATACCCCGTCGTTGTGCGCTATGCAAAATGTGCAGCGCGGAATCAAACTTCGGGAATTTTAAATTGAAAAAAAATGCCAATTTCGGGCGGAATTTTCTTTCACGAAGATTTTAAAACAAAAAAAAGTTTGGACCACAAAAACGCGCAAAAATCCGGATCGAAAATTTCGCGGAACTTGCACAAAGTTCCTGAAAGTTAAAGTGAAAAAATATGCCGTTAAAATGGCAAAATTTTCTAAAATTCCAGAGAAGTTTGACAAACAAAATTTTGAAAAAAAGATGCTTTTCGCGGCAAAAAAAATTAAGATTCTGAAAAAGTTTTAAAAGCAAAATGCAATTAAAAATTGCACATCTCACAACAGCGTATTTCTACGAGCGGGTTTGAAGTTTTCAATTGAGATTTGTGTTATATTTTTAGTATATTTCCATTATAAAATTTTGTGTTTGTTGCCCGCCCGCAGAAATACAAAAACGTTATCTGCAATTCTAAAATAAAAATATCGCTACAAATGCCAAATATTGAAAAAATAGAACTAAAACCTAGCAGATTTGATAAACTTCTTGATATTACAGTTTATATTCTATTAATTCTATATTGGATTATGGTAATTATTGCATTTCAAAAGTTGCCAGAAGAAATTCCCGTTCATTACAACGGTGCAGGAGAAGTAGATGCTTTTGGACCGAAAAATTCAATTTTTATGCTACCTGTAATTGCGACACTTCAAGTCTTGTTGTTGTCAGCATTAATTAGAAACACTCAAAATCTAAATCTTTCTAATAAAGAAAATCTTGAACAACAAATTATAAATACAACAAAAACAATTAGATTTCTAAAAGTTGGAATTTTAATCGTGTTCATTTTCATTGATTACAAAACAATCAAAATTTCGTTAGAAGACAAAAATGGAGGTTTAGGAATTTGGTTTTTGCCACTTTTTCTGACATTAATACTTATCCCTGTAATTATTAATATTTATAAATCTTGGAAATTGAAACAACAAAAATAAAAGAACTGCAGATAACATAGGTTTGGCGCAATGCGGGGATTCGTCCGAGTTTTACTTCTAGAAAAACTTATCCGCCACTGCTTTTCCGTTTCACAAATTTTTCTTAAGTTAGTTCCACGGAAAAAGCATTGGCTCCGTTTGGTCTGAATTGAACTTTCCGTTCAATTAAGCCCGCACTGCGCCAAGCCCTTTCCCGTTAGCTGTAATTCTACAAAATCGCCCGATGAAATATTGTCTGTTAATAATTACCATATTTTTACTTAGTTGCTCCAAAAATGCTAATGCAAAAGAGGAACTTGAAATTCAAAAAACTTTAACAAGATTTCCGTTTTTGAAACCACAGAAAGATGGGAAATATGTTTTGGAAAGAAAAATTGATTTAGATTCGATTAAACTTTCATTATATCAAAGTAATGATGGACAATACAATGAAATTATCGTGATTAATAATAAAAATAATTGTGTTTCAATCCCACTTTTTTCAAATGAATTTAGAGATTATTGGAATTTCCCAAACGAAACTAGTTTCCCAAATATTTCCAGAACAAATACAACTTTCGAAGCAGAATATATTAATGGAATGAAAAAACTTAATTTATATGACTTAAATAATTTTTTTCCTGTTAGTACAGAAATATTACAGAGCTTACTCCATTGTAAAACAAACATAGAAACAGATAGCTTAGCTTTTTACCAAAAAATAAATCCTTTTTTCACTAATGTTGTTAAACCTGAAAATGAAAAGGATTGCCTAAAAAGAACTATTGAAAATTTTAAAACTATTTCGAATGATTCAAGAAAGAAAATCCAAAATCATATTTACTATTATGATGAGGCGCGAAACCGAATTTACAGATTTGAAAATACTGAGAAAAGAGAAAATTGGCCCAAAGCTAATATCAATATTAAATCTTTGAGACAAGATTGTATAACGGAATTAATTACTTTATAATGATATGAACTACAGCTAACAGTGTATTTCTATTAACGGGGTTGAAGTTTACATCATGAAGATTTTCGCTAGTTGTTCATTTGCTTATATTTACAAAATACAATTATCATAATCCCCGCCAACAGAAATACCCAAACGTTAGCTGTAATGTCACAAAAAAGCCCGCACAAATGAAGTTATCCTTAAATTTACTATTCTTAATGTTCTTTACTATTTGTAATAGTCAAACTACAAATTTTGTTTATGAATATTCAAGTATTCCCGATTCTACAGCAAAAAATAATGTTCTGAAAGAATTGATGGTTCTAACAGTATCCAAGAATAAATCTGAATTTTATAGCTTAAATCAATTCAAAAATGATTCAATCACAGAATCAAGTATATCAAAGGGATTTCCACCACCACCACAAAGTCTAACAGACAAAAATTATCGTGTGATTAAAGAAATTCCTAATAAAAATAAAGTTAATTTTATTGCTTCAATTTCTTCAACTACATATGATGTTTCGCAAGTTTTAAATTTTGATTGGAAACTCACTCAAGAATCAAAAATAATAATGAACTACAATGTTCAAAAAGCAACTACAAATTATGGAGGAAGAACTTGGATTGCTTGGTTCACAAAAGAAATCCCAATTCAAGATGGACCTTATAAATTTTGTAATCTTCCTGGACTAATTTTAAAAATAGAAGATTCAAAACAAAATCATATTTATGAAATTAAAGCGATAACTAAATCACCTAAAGACTTTATTTATCCAGAAAATAAATACATTTCTGCTATTAAAGTTGATTATCCAAAGTTTAGCAAACTTTACAAGAAGTATAGAAAAGAACCAATCGCTGACATTATGGATAAAATTCAGGATGTTAAAGATTCAAATGGTTATGTTGTAACTACAAAATCTCAAATTATTAAAGAAATTGAAGAATCCTCTTTAAAACAATTAGAAAAAGATAATAATTTAATTGAACTTGATTTACTCGGTAGAAATTTGTAGTTTAGTTGAAAGTTTCTGCTTCGATTTGCCCGCCATCGGCAAGCCCCGGGACGTTACCAGCAACGTCATCGAAAATTCCGCATAAAATCCACGGACCTAAATTTATCAAACTTGAATCTTAAAAGAAATTAAATCCAGACCTGGCTTTCATAACTTTTAGAGGTCTGAATTCACTTTCTATTGGACTGAAAACAGTGACTAAAAATTTCTAAAACGCGCACTTCACGAAATTCTCGACGACAATCTCTAAAAACTTCCGAAATTACTTCTACTCCACTTTTACAAAAAATCTGCTGGACAAAATGCACTCTGAACTTTACGGAAAAATGAAATTTTAGAAATCTGTTTGACTAAAATTACGCAAGCTTTAAAAAATAATTGGAATTTTATCGAATA encodes the following:
- a CDS encoding GLPGLI family protein, encoding MKLSLNLLFLMFFTICNSQTTNFVYEYSSIPDSTAKNNVLKELMVLTVSKNKSEFYSLNQFKNDSITESSISKGFPPPPQSLTDKNYRVIKEIPNKNKVNFIASISSTTYDVSQVLNFDWKLTQESKIIMNYNVQKATTNYGGRTWIAWFTKEIPIQDGPYKFCNLPGLILKIEDSKQNHIYEIKAITKSPKDFIYPENKYISAIKVDYPKFSKLYKKYRKEPIADIMDKIQDVKDSNGYVVTTKSQIIKEIEESSLKQLEKDNNLIELDLLGRNL
- a CDS encoding AAA domain-containing protein — protein: MNLVDFLKQVKPNSNKILELNIEKPTWLPKPLVVDENFVSNIQFDFFENDTIIIQGPPGTGKTYLMALLCEVLLKSDFRILVTALTNRALIELAEKELLKSSLGQGKVFKSSLTADESKNKKIKGIQSFKSLSKQQPPLLLTTYYIMSQIATKAVVDEHFDYIIIEEASQAFLSTIALARKLGKKCIIIGDIKQLEPIFHKQYASEDTNNYHWMVCGLKAISFYLPSAKQYILTNSYRLTENSIKGTNLFYGDILKSKSDVKLPLDFSNFPNLKKYLNDFGGASLVRFKLPEGRLPSLECSDFIVKQIDQIKQFNNKAEIAVLAFHKDTIRFLQKEIYSKCVNTENILVETIDRIQGLTTDFCIFVRSIEIQHRKPNYADIRQRIAN
- a CDS encoding tetratricopeptide repeat protein; translated protein: MKFLHYLLIFLVLLTSCKSDKISEKSIELNNKAINAISVEQYSEALKYSEQAIKADEKNYNAYTIKAQMLIKQNNLNEAEKTIQKQLEIKPDFAEGWTFKGLINDLNGNQKLAKQDYQKSIDLFKERNRNKEFNPQSNDLSIYFSLFLIGDLNSQTEMKKLQNKWKNNKPAYETMISVKKMGKKEIISQMLID
- a CDS encoding ATP-binding protein, which encodes MKIKSAKSFRFWYKTKIKEIEKTDQTHNENFVGTYHKENGKKTIKGFFEMYHGDKPDIASYLPSILKIAEDGQAIYEFLQNAVDCGSTHFYIFYNDKYFLAINNGSPFDVEGLQSILNIAQTTKKDPDKIGRFGIGFKLAHRLVGKNEGTDELVRQYKGPILFSWAKLKDLESLLNNEQIEPLVPNKENYQEFINSPYLLKLLLTNFPSDPNERVKDINYQDKILFPQSELKELIDFLNENFQQHSDSLKKNVLKQGSLFFIKLGEDKKKLLDKDYSELVNGIQYSMNTLKRLQKVYINNDDIGKIPLQLEEGAIKKGSDVFEQISPEYKEFDIKFAIGFKTIKFGNEKSYEQIKLLKEKPNFYKYFPMGDEINGLGFIVHCDSFSNEANRRKLHEDDVNRNLFPELAKFVTQRLDEYKANDRNKFLNLYASLLLSDVPERQNNKWLKSVFYDVLHNYIKTNLPTKTDISDNPQNVKINKLKQQLNLSDFGLNNIKWFEWDNEADDILINEAKNKVGIESWDIRDIVENANIESVNNWIEQNCNNETYKTFLKDLEESSLRIKTKERICQIKLFKFSNDKFYSLNEIISLKDKFGKTSFKFTNCFFSNNKTKKIKNELIKLGLVVSELPVEDYHHIFSSIILPDDKKHYDLIAKWCVENANKLTSEEKKNLFLNFINETTKFDNVAEGTLKDLCLFSDSNSEIKPLNKLVDFNFNTPNWLNTYKIKSDEFFAELKPFLISETETLFQHIYLPKQDIILSELTEAKEIKSLIKLYQDNQRQFFKEFIIKKTENSFSIAKKTSNTYQVQSADPEVRKFIDTNCANNLFVLPEKFLDFKEEDGIIKAFDLHSKILDFVNIEEHKETIIDIIRYDEPKRKFLQKLSEFRFNPKTIYTKDNYEYKILDLACSELKENDYQTFRNKFVIETETRNFKLSEIPPFTDKVKIANKEFSLSKILPATHQNSNLVGDLISLFTKQGVSNEKLNALFGVDEELDIEDIFEKYTEQTEVFENTEQFFFLIFYNKHIKKIDLSKLGFDLNYAVFPSEFALEKEKLPEYLQNWITKKEIDLSELDEIGVFTENSTLVSLREFFLSKTDFNVNTIAEKLSSNEIMLLNTFELLKEKGIELSNKNEFSVFKEIVRVINSSRANGQELKIQDKHAFDVLEEKSTEWKSVNNFSIYLYQGALPKIVKLDKNQDYVFYQYNDTDFAVNGNAIFINENTDSKKTLQKVASDDSNKFSFEELWSLFEDNNKDKNKEKQEANSTFLVEVNEFISELEGTEWNDFVPELKNILELSVSHPKEKQKLFNLIAKIKLAKELDIHFEVANKDYNHLENGNEKYFVHSARGAFAYIHPNEILKMKDAGYKMALDFNTKSRIKIYETAEEILQLNTNHILAYQYEKTMEELFSFCQANKDANKHLLIIDKNNSGEKSRALLKLLNIEDDYQ
- a CDS encoding DUF1648 domain-containing protein: MPNIEKIELKPSRFDKLLDITVYILLILYWIMVIIAFQKLPEEIPVHYNGAGEVDAFGPKNSIFMLPVIATLQVLLLSALIRNTQNLNLSNKENLEQQIINTTKTIRFLKVGILIVFIFIDYKTIKISLEDKNGGLGIWFLPLFLTLILIPVIINIYKSWKLKQQK